The Thermoanaerobacter uzonensis DSM 18761 genome includes the window TAAACATCCGTATTATATCCTTTTAATATTCCTTCTTCATTAACTACAGTATTGACTGCGCCAATTTTTAATGCTTCTTCTGAGACCACATCTAGGTATTCAATTATTTTCTCCTTATGAGGGACAGTTACATTAACTCCTCTTATTCCTAAAGCTTTTACTCCTTTTACCGCTTCTTCAAGCTTTTCCGGTAAAACATCAAAAACTGTGTAGACACAATTTAAATCTAAAGAATTAAAAGCATAGTTATGTATTAAAGGCGATAAACTATGTTCTACAGGATGGCCTATAAGACCATATAGTTTAGTATTTGCATTAATTTTCATATTCCTCAATCCTTTTAAGTACGTGTCTTTCTGCCCTTCTCATAAGCTTAGTCCACCCTAATTCCTCTTGAGATAAAGGTTTTACCAAAATAGTGTACAATCCTGCTCTTTTCCCACCAAAAATATCAGTAAATATTTGGTCTCCTATTAAGGCAGTCTCATTAGGCTTAGCATCTAAAATTTTTAAAGCTTTTTTAAAAGCTCCTTTTCTCGGTTTAATAGCCCAAGCTATTCCAGGTACACCAACTTTTTCTTTAAACTCATTCACTCTTCTTTTAGTGTTATTTGAAATAAGGCAAATTTTA containing:
- a CDS encoding YqeG family HAD IIIA-type phosphatase, translated to MYKKLIPDIIVENIYDINLDFLKEKGITSLVLDIDNTLVPQKSKFPDKTTIEWLEKVKKEGFKICLISNNTKRRVNEFKEKVGVPGIAWAIKPRKGAFKKALKILDAKPNETALIGDQIFTDIFGGKRAGLYTILVKPLSQEELGWTKLMRRAERHVLKRIEEYEN